The window CGCACTTTCCAACGGCGAACGTCATGAGATCCTGCTGGATCAGATGATCCCGGGCCTGTTTTAAGGAGCAATGTCCAAACATTTTCCCGCATTTGCCATTCTGTTGATTCACGGAGCACTCTTCATGGGAGTGTTCAATCAGTGGATAAATCCTCATCCTGACATGCTTGATCACTGGGTGTGGTCACGCGTCTTCGCGTTTTCCTATTATGAACATCCGCCCATGGTCGCCTGGTTGATGCGGACCATGACCTCGCTCACAGGAAACTCAGAGTTCTCCCTGGAGCTATGGGCCCAAATCATCAATCTCACCATTCTTCTTCTGGCTTATGGCATCACGGCCAGATTGTTCAATCCCCGTGCCGGTTTATGGACATTGATCCTGCTGGAATCATCACTTTACTGGTTTTATGGTTCCGCGTTTTTTCATATTGATCAACCATTCCTGATTTTCTGGCTCATCAACCTCTACCTTGCGGTCCGTTTCTGTCAGTGCGGCAAAACTCGTTATTTACTGGGCCTTGGCGTTGTCGCGGGATTCGGAGCCTTGTCCAAATACATCACCCTGTTGTTCTATGTGGGCTTTGGCCTCCACTTGTTATTCCATAAAGCCTTACGCAAGAATCTATGGAATCCCTGGTTGTATCTGGCAGGCATTATCTCACTGCTGATATTCACACCGGTTTTATGGTGGAATTATCAGCATGAGTGGGTTTCCTTCCGTTTTCAGTTCGGCCGTGGAATGAGCGGAGCCGATTTTGGTCAGAATTTTATCTGGTTCACACTGGGACATATTCTACTGTTTTCACCAGTCTGGTCCGTGTGGATTTTTCGTGCGCTTTGGTTGCACCGTCGATCCATGTTTGATCCGGATTTTTCAGGCAGTGTCATTTTAACCATCAGCCTGTTCGGTCTCACTTTTTTTTCACTCATGAGTTTTCGGGGCAACATTGCTGATCCACACTGGGCCAATGTGGGTTATCTGGGGGCGATGATTGTTTCAGGAAAATGGTTGTCAGATCAATGGGAAGAAAACCGCAACAAAAAACGATTAATCCTGCTTGCCGGAATGGGGGCCGGAATCAATGTTCTGATTGGAGGGCTCCTGTTCTGGCATATTCTTACACCAATTCAGGATGTCACACTTTATAAATTGAGATATCTGGACGGCTTCAAGTCCTTGAACATGCCTGACACTGTTGTGGAAAAGTTAAGACCGATTTTTAAAAAAGAGGTTCGAGGTTATTCAGGTTTTCATCAACGGCTTTCCTCCATTTTGACACAGGAAGAACTGCGGCAATACCAGACAGACATCGTTAAACTTGCAATACAACCGACCAGTGATATTGCCACCCCCTTGATCAAATGGTCTGAAACAGCATCGGATCTGGATCAGTTACTGAAGGTTGCCAATCGTTTTCCAGCAGATTATGTTGTTTCCAGGGAATATCAGTTCAGCAGTGCCTTGTCCTTTTATCTTGAAAACCAGCCATTTCCCCACAGTCTTCAAAAACCGGAACGAAATCAGTGGAGTCCTGTGGAACAACTTAAAACTGGAAATACCATCATGGTCTGCCAGTTTGCCCAATGTCCCCAGGTCAAACAACGTTCCGAAACATTGATTCAACAGAAATTCACATGGTTGGGAGACATCAAAACGGAGTCCAACGGTCGAATTGTTCGCTGGTTTGCCGTATATGCCAACAGGCCTCAAACTGAACACCAATAATTTTTCAAATTCATATCGAATCGTGAAAAATTATCGTTTTAAAATTGCCTGATATCTTCTGCAAGGGAATCGTAGAGCCGTGCTATAGCGCGTCTCTACAAACCAGCGAACAACCTGCTGATTTATATTTAATGGAACAAGGAATTAAAAGGTCTTGAAAGAGCACTCCTTCGATGCTAATTCATAAGATATGAATAAACCATAATGATTATTAATACTTCATCAGAAGGGGGAGATATGATGTTACATACCATTTTTCAGGTGCAAAAATCCAAGGATCGCCACAGTCCAGACCGCAGGCTGAAAGCGGATCGTCGAAACACCATGGTGTCAAATGCTGAGTGGATAGATGACCAGCGCAAGAGTCCCCGTCGTTTTGCGGACCGGCGTGGCTATTTCAATGAAACCTTTGATTCTTATAAAGAACAGGCAACAGCGGGTCTTCCGGCCGCTTATGACCTGAAAAACTATTTTGAACATCACCATCCTGTCAGATTAGAATAAGGCTGTTCTGCGGCGGGATTTTCAGGGAAAATAGCCGGTTCTTCGTGCTGTGGAGAACCGGCAAACCATCACCTCATTCAAGTGAGGGGAGGATTTGTTTGTCCATCAGGGTTTTCAAAAAAGGCGGGATCTTTAAAATCTTTCTTTGACGGTCCAGACAGACATGGACTGTATGGCCTGTGGCCAGAAGCTGATTGTCAGTCTGACGAAAGATCTCCATATTGAACTGCATTTTCGCTCTGCCATTGTATTCAAAGCCTGTATGAATTGATAACAAATCATCATAAAACGCAGGATTTTTGTAATCACAGTGCGCTTCAATCACCGGAAGAAAAATCCCCTCATGCTGTTCCAGACTGCGGTAATCCATGCCGGTAGCACGAAACCATTCTGTTCGGCCCACCTCAAACCACCGGAAAAAGTTTCCGTAATATGCATGACCCATCGCATCCGTATCGCCATAGGTCACCCGGACCAGCGTTTCAACCTTGATAAAAGTCATGGTTCCTTTCAAACAGATTTTAACAGTTCCAGCGGTTTTTGACGCAACATGGAAAAGGTTGCGAACAGGGCAATCATCATGCTCAAGCCACCAATGCCAAACACACTGATCAGCGTAGTCCCCCAGGAAATGTTCCAGATTCTCTCAAACAAAATCCAGGACACCACATAAGACATTCCAAGGCTCAGCAACACACCAAACAGTGAGGCACCAAAACCCAGCAATCCGAACTCAATCTGCACAATCTGCAACAAATCCCTGAACGAGGTTCCCAGCACTTTCATGAGATTGATTTCCCACAGGCGGCTCCGAATTTCATGTCGAGCAATGGAAAACACGACAATCAGTCCCACCACAATCGACAGATACGCCATAAATTTGAGGGCCAGGCTCATCTGTGCGGTCAATTGCAGTATTTTGCTGACAGCTTTGGTCACATCAATCATGGAAATATTCGGGAACTGACGTGCCAATCGTGCTTGAAGCCGGGTTTTCTGATCTGGCGCAATCTGATTGAGAGAGGCCAGAAATACTTTGGGTGCGTCATCCAGAACGCCGGGTTGAAACAGAATATAAAAATTGGGCTGAAAGCTGTTCCAGCGAACCCGTCTGAAATTTACAACACGAGCCTCAATCATGATGCCCTGCACATCAAAGGTGAGACTGTCCCCAATCCGGAGTCCTGTTTTTTCCGCAAACCGAAAATCCACTGAAACCTCAGGAAGGGTGCCAGCGTTTTCCTGATACCTTCCTGAAAAAGAGGTGCCCTCCACAATTTTTTCTGAATCTGCCAGTTCCTCCCGATAAGACAGATTGCCGCCCCAGCGTCTGAAATTCCGACGATATTCCAGTTGCTCTTCTGATACTTCCGCATCCGGCTGTTCAGGAACAAAAGGTTTCTGATTGATGAGTTCCACACGGGAACGGATCATGGGCGAAATATTGGACAGAGGGTGCCCTTCTTGTTCCAGCATGGATGAAACCTCCGCGAGTTGTTCTTCCTGGATATCAATCAGAAAAAAGCTGGGAAGTGTCAATCCTTCCGGTTGTTGAATTTCTTCCTGAAGGCCCTGATGGATCTGCGGAATCAAATTGAGCAGCATCGCCCCCAGGCTCATCGCAAGAAAACAGGAAATGGCGGCAATTTTATTCCGTGAAAGATTCCGCATCGCGATTTTCCACAACACCGTCCGTTTCCGTGAATAAATCAGACTGGCGTGAAACAACCCCCAGGCCAGCAACCCCAGCAACAAAATGGCCAAGGCCAGCAACCCGACAAACAAACTGCCCGCTCCCACTGATTTTCCCTGCCAGATGGCCAAGCCCCAAAATAAGGCGATCACCGGCACATAGCTGATCAGATACCGCCATGAAACGCGGCTTTCGTCATGCGACACATGCTCACGGAACAAGCTCGACGGATTCAATCCGTGGATGCGAACCAGCACCGGCAAACAGAAAAACACACTGCCCAGAGTGCCAATCAACAAGGCAATGCCGACACTGCTCCAGGGCATGGTGATGGCAAAATTTCCGGGAAGAACCCCCTGTAACAATCCGGGAAGAATCGGTAGCAACCCCCAGGACAGCAACACACTGAACACAGAGGCAGTCAACCCCATCAGGGCAATCTGTCCCACGATGACCAGATACGATTCATAACGGGTTGCGCCAATACTGAGAAAGATGGCCAAATCCTTGAAACGGGTTCCCAGAAAGCCACGAAACAGATAGGCGGTGCCAACTCCGGCAAGAAACAGGGCGATCAGAGCAATCATCCCCAGATAATCATTCACATACCCCAACACCCGCTCGATTTGTTCCCCCGCGTTCAAGTGCGTCCGCACCCGGATTTTCTCATCCATGCCCTCTTGTTTCAACGCTTCGGTGAGTTGTTTTTCCAGTTCTTCAACGGACACCTCAGGGGGTAATTTATACAAATAATGATAGGAAATCCGGCTACCTTTCCGGAAAAATCCTGTTTGCTCCACCTGCTCAATGCCCATGTAAAGCCGGGGCGCAAAACTGAAATTGGAAATGGCGTTGGTCGGATCATCCAGAATCGAACCTGTGGTCTGGAACTCCGCATTGCCAATGTGCATACTATCCCCCAGACCGATCTCCAGCCCCACCAGCAGTTCAGGATAAACCCAGACATGGGGCCGTTGGTTGAGGGTGGCTACGGTTTCCTGATTTCCGGCCTCAAGCACAATTGCGCCATAATGCGGGAAATTGTCACTCACGGCAATGACCTGCACCAGTGAAGAATGCTGAGGACTGGAAATCATGGAAAAAAACGAGATCTGCCTCGCTTCCACAGCTTCGGGTCCCAGCATATCCCTGATCAATTTCAGTTCCGCCTCAGTGAACGGCGAATAAGCCGAAACGCTCACATCCGCGGTCAGGATGCGTTTTGAATAAAGTGCCAGATGGTCTGTCATCGACATGCGGAAGGACACCAGCAGGATGAAGCCGATCAATCCCAATGCGGCGTTGAACACAAAAAATGAGGTGAACCGAAAATTATTCCGAATCTCCCTTAGTGCCAGTTTGAACCAAAGCATTTTAATTTCCTGAAAAAGTTTTGTATTTTTTGACTGAATGTCACTGTTGAAAGCGCTCTCTCAACGCCTCAATCTGTTCCGGTGTCAGTTGCGGCATGGATTTCATCAAATCCTGAGGCGAAGGATTTTGCTGCATGAGTGTTTGCAGTTGCTGTTGCATCTGCGGGGGCATTCCCTGAAACATGTTTCCCATCATCGGCGACAGGTTGGAATTGTTGGTTGATTGATAAATCTGGTAAGACACCTGTTGCCGCACCGCAGGATACAAAGTTC is drawn from SAR324 cluster bacterium and contains these coding sequences:
- a CDS encoding acyl-CoA thioesterase; the protein is MTFIKVETLVRVTYGDTDAMGHAYYGNFFRWFEVGRTEWFRATGMDYRSLEQHEGIFLPVIEAHCDYKNPAFYDDLLSIHTGFEYNGRAKMQFNMEIFRQTDNQLLATGHTVHVCLDRQRKILKIPPFLKTLMDKQILPSLE
- a CDS encoding glycosyltransferase family 39 protein yields the protein MSKHFPAFAILLIHGALFMGVFNQWINPHPDMLDHWVWSRVFAFSYYEHPPMVAWLMRTMTSLTGNSEFSLELWAQIINLTILLLAYGITARLFNPRAGLWTLILLESSLYWFYGSAFFHIDQPFLIFWLINLYLAVRFCQCGKTRYLLGLGVVAGFGALSKYITLLFYVGFGLHLLFHKALRKNLWNPWLYLAGIISLLIFTPVLWWNYQHEWVSFRFQFGRGMSGADFGQNFIWFTLGHILLFSPVWSVWIFRALWLHRRSMFDPDFSGSVILTISLFGLTFFSLMSFRGNIADPHWANVGYLGAMIVSGKWLSDQWEENRNKKRLILLAGMGAGINVLIGGLLFWHILTPIQDVTLYKLRYLDGFKSLNMPDTVVEKLRPIFKKEVRGYSGFHQRLSSILTQEELRQYQTDIVKLAIQPTSDIATPLIKWSETASDLDQLLKVANRFPADYVVSREYQFSSALSFYLENQPFPHSLQKPERNQWSPVEQLKTGNTIMVCQFAQCPQVKQRSETLIQQKFTWLGDIKTESNGRIVRWFAVYANRPQTEHQ